The following proteins come from a genomic window of Nocardiopsis sp. YSL2:
- a CDS encoding metal-dependent transcriptional regulator — MTAHGLIDTTEMYLRTVFELEEEGIVPLRARIAERLHQSGPTVSQTVARMERDGLLRVENDRHLVMTAEGRKLATHVMRKHRLAERLLVDVIGLPWEDVHIEACRWEHVISEAVEQRLVTLLNAPSVCPHGNPIPGLDELGMVDYAPEPFTDDSIVPMLDVASNSDTTVTVRRISEQLQSDPDIMLSLRRSGVRPGQEVVLSATDDGVRVVGGDAGEADLPAHVAGHVFVAKP, encoded by the coding sequence TTGACCGCACACGGGCTGATCGACACCACGGAGATGTACCTCCGGACGGTATTCGAGCTCGAGGAGGAGGGCATCGTCCCGCTTCGAGCCCGGATCGCCGAGCGCCTGCACCAGAGCGGCCCCACGGTCAGTCAGACGGTGGCTCGAATGGAACGCGACGGCCTGCTGCGTGTCGAGAACGACAGACACCTGGTCATGACGGCCGAGGGCCGCAAGCTCGCCACGCACGTCATGCGCAAGCACCGGCTGGCCGAGCGCCTCCTCGTCGACGTCATCGGACTCCCCTGGGAGGACGTGCACATCGAGGCCTGCCGCTGGGAGCACGTCATCTCCGAGGCCGTGGAGCAGCGCCTGGTGACCCTGCTCAACGCCCCCTCGGTGTGCCCGCACGGCAACCCCATTCCGGGGCTGGACGAGCTGGGCATGGTCGACTATGCTCCCGAACCCTTCACCGACGACTCCATCGTGCCCATGCTCGACGTGGCGTCGAACTCCGACACCACCGTCACCGTGCGGCGTATCAGCGAACAGCTCCAGTCGGACCCCGACATCATGCTCAGTCTCCGCAGATCCGGGGTACGACCCGGGCAGGAAGTCGTGCTGAGCGCGACGGACGACGGGGTCCGCGTGGTCGGCGGGGACGCGGGGGAGGCCGACCTGCCCGCGCACGTCGCCGGGCACGTTTTCGTCGCCAAGCCGTGA
- a CDS encoding amino acid ABC transporter permease has product MSGGSAPARVPSVLEAERVAFRRRQGVRSVLVGAVSTALLGGVLVSVVIGSPGWDRVRETFFDAAVAREALPAVLTGLWLNVRVLLFCALGSLALGLVVAIMRTLRGPVFFPLRALATSYTYGFRGAPLIIVLYLMTFGVPGLRLEGTPSVLVLGGIALVITYGAYIAEVFRAGIESVHPSQIAAARSLGLTYPQTMRHVVLPQAVRRVSPPLLNDMVALQKDVGLISLAGPIDAIRAAQIATAQTYNFTPYIVAGVLFVLMAIPLVAVTDWVTVRSARRQSAEGGR; this is encoded by the coding sequence GTGAGCGGCGGCAGCGCCCCCGCCCGCGTCCCGAGCGTCCTGGAGGCCGAACGGGTCGCCTTCCGCCGCCGCCAGGGCGTGCGGTCGGTCCTGGTCGGCGCGGTCTCCACGGCGCTGCTCGGCGGAGTCCTGGTCAGTGTGGTGATCGGCTCTCCGGGCTGGGACCGGGTGCGGGAGACCTTCTTCGACGCGGCCGTGGCCCGCGAGGCCCTGCCCGCGGTGCTCACGGGGCTCTGGCTCAACGTGCGGGTCCTGCTGTTCTGCGCGCTGGGCTCGCTGGCGCTCGGGCTCGTCGTGGCGATCATGCGGACCCTGCGCGGACCGGTGTTCTTCCCGCTGCGGGCCCTGGCGACGTCGTACACCTACGGGTTCCGCGGCGCGCCGCTGATCATCGTCCTGTACCTGATGACCTTCGGGGTGCCGGGACTGCGGCTGGAGGGCACCCCGAGCGTCCTGGTGCTCGGCGGGATCGCGCTGGTGATCACCTACGGCGCCTACATCGCCGAGGTGTTCCGCGCCGGGATCGAGTCGGTGCACCCCAGCCAGATCGCGGCGGCCCGCTCGCTCGGGCTCACCTATCCGCAGACCATGCGCCACGTGGTCCTGCCGCAGGCCGTGCGGCGGGTCTCGCCGCCGCTGCTCAACGACATGGTGGCGCTGCAGAAGGACGTGGGGCTGATCTCGCTGGCGGGGCCGATCGACGCGATCCGCGCCGCACAGATCGCCACCGCGCAGACCTACAACTTCACCCCCTACATCGTGGCCGGGGTGCTGTTCGTGCTGATGGCGATCCCGTTGGTGGCGGTGACCGACTGGGTGACCGTGCGCTCGGCACGCCGGCAGTCGGCGGAGGGGGGACGATGA
- a CDS encoding acyl-CoA dehydrogenase family protein codes for MKRNLFDADHDLFRETVAEFLKREVVPFHAQWEKDGIVPREVWLRAGEVGLLGHGVPEEYGGTGLHDYRYNTIVNEEICRAHGSGLGITLQNDVMAPYMVGLTTDEQKRRWLPGFASGELITAIAMTEPGTGSDLQAIRTSAVREGDEFVVNGAKTFITNGVNADLVIVVARTDPDAGAQGFSLIAVERGTPGFERGRNLDKIGMKAQDTAELFFEDVRVPAANLIGTEGQGFIHLMHNLPQERLSIATCAVASADGILRHTIEYCRDRTAFGRPIGRFQNTRFVLAELATEVDLGRTYVDRGVALLNEGELTVEDAAMAKWWTTEMCNRVMDRCLQLHGGYGYMMEYPVARAWQDARVQTIYGGTTEIMKEIVGRGLGL; via the coding sequence ATGAAGCGGAACCTGTTCGACGCCGACCACGACCTCTTCCGGGAGACGGTCGCCGAGTTCCTCAAGCGCGAGGTCGTGCCCTTCCACGCGCAGTGGGAGAAGGACGGCATCGTGCCCCGCGAGGTGTGGCTGAGGGCGGGCGAGGTCGGCCTGCTCGGCCACGGCGTCCCCGAGGAGTACGGCGGCACGGGACTGCACGACTACCGGTACAACACCATCGTCAACGAGGAGATCTGCCGCGCCCACGGCAGCGGCCTCGGGATCACCCTCCAGAACGACGTCATGGCGCCCTACATGGTCGGCCTGACCACCGACGAGCAGAAGCGGCGGTGGCTGCCCGGGTTCGCGAGCGGCGAGCTGATCACCGCCATCGCCATGACCGAGCCCGGCACCGGCAGCGACCTGCAGGCCATCCGCACCTCCGCGGTACGCGAGGGCGACGAGTTCGTCGTCAACGGCGCCAAGACCTTCATCACCAACGGCGTCAACGCCGACCTGGTGATCGTGGTGGCCCGGACCGACCCGGACGCGGGCGCCCAGGGGTTCTCCCTCATCGCGGTGGAGCGCGGGACCCCCGGCTTCGAGCGAGGCCGCAACCTCGACAAGATCGGCATGAAGGCGCAGGACACCGCCGAACTCTTCTTCGAGGACGTGCGCGTGCCGGCCGCCAACCTCATCGGCACCGAGGGCCAGGGGTTCATCCACCTCATGCACAACCTGCCGCAGGAGCGCCTGTCCATCGCGACCTGCGCGGTCGCCTCCGCCGACGGGATCCTGCGGCACACGATCGAGTACTGCCGCGACCGCACCGCCTTCGGCCGGCCGATCGGGCGCTTCCAGAACACCCGTTTCGTGCTGGCTGAATTGGCGACCGAGGTGGACCTGGGCCGGACCTACGTCGACCGCGGGGTCGCGCTGCTCAACGAGGGTGAGCTGACCGTCGAGGACGCCGCCATGGCCAAGTGGTGGACCACGGAGATGTGCAACCGGGTGATGGACCGTTGCCTGCAGCTTCACGGCGGGTACGGGTACATGATGGAATACCCGGTGGCACGGGCCTGGCAGGATGCCCGCGTCCAGACGATCTACGGTGGGACCACCGAGATCATGAAGGAGATCGTCGGGCGCGGACTGGGCCTGTGA
- a CDS encoding SpoIIE family protein phosphatase, with product MTRWGEPFRESDALATAAVLDQAQIAFVVIDRFSLLRYWNPFARELFGFVGGRDYVGLSLLDIGIHESDREHASQLARRVLRGEPWEGTFAVLKGDSTWIHVRAQAVPMQDDSGEIDGIALIAREALRSGRVEEQYGLLERIGSRLASSLEFDSTVKGVAGILVPQFADHCFIDLYDHDRLVRQVSVHAEGWSPPARTWFDVGDEVRYPERHFVTQALRRLETVVSGDYLFENSPTDRSDVVSRQVGVTSAIAAPLRARGEVLGVLTLALSGLSPRQKSTYGGFDRDLVGAIASRVALAIDNARLFEEERSTALAFQDSLLPSVFPQLDGLTVATRYLPAGPLQAHGHGIQTQVGGDFYDAIPLSAGRVGLVIGDVEGRGPHAAAVMGQLRAALRAFAQADREPADILRELDEWVRQLGQPDGQGGTWIPSVSCLYMVYDAWSRELSYANAGHAAPLLVTSESVETLDLEITDRVLGVRAKGAAGEDIVYHQANLRLPIGATLVMYTDGLVDRRPIGGRADPEGALERMAERVAEVADKDVDQIAEVAAHSVPGELDDDTALMVVRTHSDELDLMEGWFRSEASTVGEARHLAANTFKEWGMGRDQSELACLLVSEIVTNVVIHATPHPVHREFTGSGVLDSEGPPASDAPADEFDEDWTDLLEAVSEADEPAEEPWEKEFLLRLRRGATAVWVEVFDHDLRLPRIRSAAADDEGGRGLYLVEQLASRWGSRPTPDGKAVWFEMPMHGDEDEDGTETLG from the coding sequence ATGACACGGTGGGGTGAGCCCTTCCGGGAGAGCGACGCGCTCGCCACAGCCGCCGTGCTGGACCAGGCGCAGATCGCCTTCGTCGTCATCGACCGGTTCAGCCTGCTGCGCTACTGGAACCCCTTCGCGCGCGAGCTCTTCGGATTCGTGGGCGGCCGCGACTACGTCGGCCTGTCCCTCCTGGACATCGGCATCCACGAGTCCGACCGTGAACACGCCTCCCAGCTGGCCCGCCGCGTCCTGCGCGGCGAGCCCTGGGAGGGCACGTTCGCGGTCCTCAAGGGCGACTCCACCTGGATCCACGTGCGCGCCCAGGCCGTGCCCATGCAGGACGACTCCGGGGAGATCGACGGCATAGCCCTCATCGCCCGCGAGGCGCTGCGCAGCGGGCGCGTGGAGGAGCAGTACGGACTGCTGGAGCGGATCGGCAGCCGCCTGGCCAGCTCCCTGGAGTTCGACTCCACGGTCAAGGGCGTGGCCGGCATCCTCGTGCCGCAGTTCGCCGACCACTGCTTCATCGACCTCTACGACCACGACCGCCTGGTCAGACAGGTGTCGGTGCACGCCGAGGGCTGGTCGCCGCCGGCCCGGACCTGGTTCGACGTCGGCGACGAGGTCCGCTACCCCGAACGCCACTTCGTCACCCAGGCCCTGCGGCGCCTGGAGACCGTCGTCAGCGGCGACTACCTCTTCGAGAACTCCCCCACCGACCGCTCGGACGTGGTGTCCCGGCAGGTCGGCGTCACCTCCGCGATCGCCGCGCCCCTGCGCGCCCGCGGCGAGGTCCTGGGCGTTCTCACCCTGGCCCTGTCCGGCCTCTCCCCCCGGCAGAAGAGCACCTACGGCGGGTTCGACCGCGACCTCGTGGGCGCCATCGCCTCCCGGGTGGCCCTGGCGATCGACAACGCCCGCCTGTTCGAGGAGGAGCGCAGCACCGCGCTCGCCTTCCAGGACAGCCTGCTGCCCAGTGTCTTCCCACAGCTCGACGGCCTGACCGTGGCCACCCGCTACCTGCCCGCCGGGCCCCTGCAGGCGCACGGCCACGGCATCCAGACCCAGGTCGGCGGCGACTTCTACGACGCCATCCCGCTCTCCGCCGGCCGGGTGGGGCTCGTGATCGGCGACGTCGAGGGCCGCGGACCGCACGCGGCCGCGGTCATGGGCCAGTTGCGCGCGGCCCTGCGCGCGTTCGCCCAGGCCGACCGGGAACCCGCCGACATCCTGCGCGAACTCGACGAGTGGGTGCGCCAGCTCGGCCAGCCCGACGGCCAGGGCGGCACGTGGATCCCCAGCGTCAGCTGCCTGTACATGGTCTACGACGCCTGGTCGCGCGAGCTCTCCTACGCCAACGCCGGGCACGCGGCGCCGCTCCTGGTCACCTCCGAGTCCGTCGAGACCCTCGACCTGGAGATCACCGACCGCGTGCTGGGCGTGCGCGCCAAGGGCGCGGCGGGCGAGGACATCGTCTACCACCAGGCGAACCTGCGCCTGCCCATCGGTGCCACCCTGGTCATGTACACCGACGGACTGGTCGACCGGCGGCCGATCGGCGGCCGGGCCGACCCCGAGGGCGCCCTGGAGCGCATGGCCGAGCGCGTGGCCGAGGTCGCCGACAAGGACGTCGACCAGATCGCCGAGGTGGCCGCGCACAGCGTGCCCGGCGAACTCGACGACGACACCGCGCTGATGGTCGTGCGCACCCACTCCGACGAACTGGACCTCATGGAGGGCTGGTTCCGCTCGGAGGCCTCCACCGTGGGCGAGGCCCGCCACCTGGCGGCCAACACGTTCAAGGAGTGGGGGATGGGCCGCGACCAGTCCGAGCTCGCCTGCCTGCTGGTCTCGGAGATCGTCACCAACGTCGTCATCCACGCCACCCCCCACCCCGTGCACCGCGAGTTCACCGGCAGCGGCGTCCTCGACTCCGAGGGGCCGCCGGCGAGCGACGCACCGGCCGACGAGTTCGACGAGGACTGGACCGACCTGCTGGAGGCGGTCTCGGAGGCCGACGAACCCGCCGAGGAGCCGTGGGAGAAGGAGTTCCTGCTCCGACTGCGCCGCGGCGCCACCGCCGTGTGGGTGGAGGTCTTCGACCACGACCTGCGGCTGCCGCGCATCCGCAGCGCCGCCGCCGACGACGAGGGCGGCCGCGGGCTCTACCTGGTGGAACAGCTGGCCAGCCGGTGGGGGTCGCGTCCCACGCCGGACGGCAAGGCCGTGTGGTTCGAGATGCCGATGCACGGTGACGAGGACGAGGACGGCACCGAGACACTCGGCTGA
- a CDS encoding NPP1 family protein: protein MPGPFDPRDAVPRPSAPVSTPAPGPGRRLLGRARRLGTRGLVGAFALVLVLPGIALAAPPPALPASHTEAEGTWQPAFDYDTDGCYPTPAIGPDGTLNGGLKTSGALNGNCRDRSDLDNTNSYARSRCDASGWCAFMYALYFEKDQVLPGCCGHRHDLEHVVVWVLDGQARYVSASAHGDYDTRPADQVRWEGTHPKIVYHKDGASTHAFRFAAGHDDPPENHYGVWQYPDLVGWDHFPPGIRDTLTSADFGSAQLDLRDDRFGSALERARPAGIDFDPYAQDARL from the coding sequence ATGCCAGGACCCTTCGACCCCCGTGACGCGGTACCCCGCCCGAGCGCACCCGTCTCCACCCCCGCCCCAGGGCCCGGCCGCCGCCTCCTCGGCCGGGCCCGCCGTCTGGGCACCCGCGGCCTCGTCGGCGCGTTCGCCCTGGTCCTCGTCCTGCCGGGCATCGCGCTCGCGGCACCGCCACCGGCACTGCCCGCGAGCCACACCGAGGCCGAGGGCACGTGGCAGCCGGCCTTCGACTACGACACCGACGGCTGCTACCCGACCCCCGCGATCGGCCCCGACGGCACCCTGAACGGCGGCCTCAAGACCTCCGGGGCGCTCAACGGCAACTGCCGCGACCGGTCCGACCTCGACAACACCAACTCCTACGCGCGCTCCCGCTGCGACGCGAGCGGCTGGTGCGCCTTCATGTACGCCCTCTACTTCGAGAAGGACCAGGTGCTGCCCGGCTGCTGCGGGCACCGCCACGACCTGGAGCACGTGGTCGTGTGGGTTCTGGACGGCCAGGCCCGGTACGTGTCCGCCTCGGCCCACGGCGACTACGACACCCGGCCCGCCGACCAGGTGCGCTGGGAGGGGACGCACCCCAAGATCGTCTACCACAAGGACGGCGCCTCGACCCACGCGTTCCGCTTCGCGGCCGGGCACGACGACCCGCCGGAGAACCACTACGGGGTGTGGCAGTACCCGGACCTCGTGGGCTGGGACCACTTCCCGCCCGGAATCCGCGACACGCTGACCTCGGCCGACTTCGGCAGCGCGCAGCTCGACCTCCGGGACGACCGGTTCGGGTCCGCGCTGGAGCGCGCCCGGCCCGCGGGCATCGACTTCGACCCCTACGCCCAGGACGCCCGGCTCTGA
- a CDS encoding DUF2207 domain-containing protein has protein sequence MAPTSRSAKRRRRRDKIRAARRRQEREALRAAERQRERDKHSGVGARQDRAKPPGVGSRPRGDKPPAAAVFTVGVSLLILLGLGLYFLVGRESVPDTWRVTGFDAQVTVHSSGSVDMVETITYDFGDEPSHGLTRELPETGWIDDYGWRDFGLTDVRADSADGLPVEISPHHGNPHRESQTIVRLGDFEAGPALTGEHVFEIAYTYERLTTPDGGGGARYYADIIGTGWSVPVESTTVAFHLPDLADPVGPVEPWEAEEAEAAADQGVGARAGNTGVEGPWAASALPTGGGGYLPGQ, from the coding sequence TTGGCCCCCACATCCCGTTCAGCCAAGCGTCGGCGCAGGCGCGACAAGATCCGTGCCGCCAGGCGCCGACAGGAACGCGAAGCGCTTCGGGCCGCCGAACGCCAGCGAGAGCGCGACAAGCACTCTGGCGTCGGAGCCCGACAGGACCGGGCCAAGCCCCCGGGCGTCGGAAGCCGACCACGCGGGGACAAGCCCCCTGCCGCGGCCGTGTTCACGGTGGGCGTCTCGCTGCTGATCCTGCTCGGCCTCGGCCTCTACTTCCTCGTCGGCCGGGAGTCCGTGCCGGACACGTGGCGAGTCACAGGATTCGACGCCCAGGTCACCGTGCACTCCTCGGGGTCGGTCGACATGGTCGAGACCATCACCTACGACTTCGGCGACGAACCCTCCCACGGCCTGACCCGCGAACTGCCCGAGACCGGGTGGATCGACGACTACGGTTGGCGCGACTTCGGCCTCACCGACGTCCGGGCCGACAGTGCCGACGGCCTGCCGGTGGAGATCAGCCCCCACCACGGCAACCCCCATAGGGAGAGCCAGACCATCGTGCGTCTGGGCGACTTCGAGGCCGGTCCGGCCCTCACCGGGGAACACGTCTTCGAGATCGCCTACACCTACGAACGCCTCACCACCCCGGACGGAGGCGGCGGGGCACGGTACTACGCCGACATCATCGGCACCGGATGGAGTGTCCCGGTCGAGTCGACCACCGTGGCATTCCACCTGCCCGACCTCGCCGACCCCGTCGGCCCCGTCGAACCGTGGGAAGCAGAGGAGGCGGAGGCGGCGGCTGATCAGGGTGTCGGAGCGCGGGCGGGGAACACTGGAGTCGAGGGGCCCTGGGCGGCGTCGGCGCTCCCGACGGGAGGGGGCGGGTACTTGCCAGGGCAGTGA
- a CDS encoding ABC transporter substrate-binding protein gives MAGSAVLAAAACAPVDEESTGPAADAAVECAPDQLPTLTEGTLTIGTDSPAYPPWFVDDDPANGEGFESAVAHAVAERLGYTPEQVEWSVVTFNNAIQPGPKQYDFDINQFSITDERRAAVDFSSPYYDVRQTVIAMAGTDAADATSLADLAGLSLGAQVGTTSYDALVETVAPDEEPQVFNNNDDAKQALENGQVDALVLDLPTAFYVTSAELEDAEIVGQLPSTDADTEQFGLVLDLDSPLTDCVTEAVDGLREDGTLAELEQEWLSEAADVPELA, from the coding sequence GTGGCGGGAAGCGCCGTCCTCGCCGCGGCGGCCTGCGCCCCCGTGGACGAGGAGTCGACCGGCCCGGCCGCGGACGCGGCCGTGGAGTGCGCGCCCGACCAGCTGCCCACCCTGACCGAGGGCACGCTCACGATCGGCACGGACAGCCCGGCCTACCCGCCGTGGTTCGTCGACGACGACCCGGCCAACGGCGAGGGTTTCGAGTCGGCGGTCGCCCACGCGGTCGCCGAGCGGCTCGGCTACACCCCCGAGCAGGTCGAGTGGAGCGTCGTGACCTTCAACAACGCGATCCAGCCGGGGCCGAAGCAGTACGACTTCGACATCAACCAGTTCTCCATCACCGACGAGCGCCGGGCCGCCGTCGACTTCTCCAGCCCGTACTACGACGTGCGCCAGACGGTCATCGCGATGGCGGGCACGGACGCCGCCGACGCGACCTCCCTGGCGGACCTGGCCGGACTGAGCCTGGGCGCCCAGGTGGGCACCACGAGCTACGACGCGCTGGTGGAGACCGTGGCACCGGACGAGGAGCCGCAGGTCTTCAACAACAACGACGACGCCAAGCAGGCCCTGGAGAACGGGCAGGTGGACGCGCTCGTCCTCGACCTGCCCACGGCCTTCTACGTCACCTCCGCCGAGCTGGAGGACGCCGAGATCGTCGGCCAGCTCCCGTCGACCGACGCCGACACCGAACAGTTCGGCCTGGTCCTGGACCTGGACTCGCCGCTGACGGACTGCGTCACCGAGGCCGTCGACGGCCTGCGCGAGGACGGTACGCTCGCCGAGCTCGAACAGGAGTGGCTCTCGGAGGCCGCTGACGTTCCCGAGCTGGCGTGA
- a CDS encoding amino acid ABC transporter ATP-binding protein, with the protein MSELERLARLGGTGADPESVPVLRVRDVRKEFRGTVVLDGLDLDVPEHGVVVLIGASGSGKSTLLRCANLLEPISDGSIHLDGEHITDPRVDPDRVRRRIGMVFQSFNLFPHMSVLDNITLAPRRVHGRDRAEATERARELLDRVGLSEKADEYPDRLSGGQQQRAAIVRALVNSPRLLLLDEVTSALDPELVGEVLDLVRGLRDEGMTMLLATHEMGFARQVADTVCFLDGGRVLEQGPPAQVLGDPEQPRTRRFLQRIIDAGRL; encoded by the coding sequence ATGAGCGAGCTGGAACGGCTGGCGCGCCTGGGCGGCACCGGGGCGGATCCGGAATCCGTCCCCGTGCTGCGGGTGCGGGACGTGCGCAAGGAGTTCCGGGGCACGGTGGTGCTCGACGGGCTGGACCTGGACGTGCCCGAGCACGGTGTGGTGGTGCTGATCGGCGCCTCCGGTTCCGGCAAGTCCACCCTGCTGCGGTGCGCGAACCTGCTGGAGCCGATCAGCGACGGATCCATCCACCTGGACGGTGAGCACATCACCGACCCCAGGGTGGACCCCGACCGCGTGCGGCGCCGGATCGGGATGGTGTTCCAGTCCTTCAACCTGTTCCCGCACATGTCGGTGCTGGACAACATCACGCTGGCGCCGCGCCGCGTGCACGGTCGCGACCGCGCGGAGGCGACGGAGCGGGCGAGGGAGCTGCTGGACCGGGTCGGCCTGTCGGAGAAGGCCGACGAGTACCCGGACCGGCTCTCGGGCGGGCAGCAGCAGCGGGCGGCGATCGTGCGCGCGCTGGTCAACTCCCCGCGCCTGCTGCTCCTGGACGAGGTCACCAGCGCGCTCGACCCCGAACTGGTGGGGGAGGTGCTGGACCTGGTCCGCGGATTGCGCGACGAGGGGATGACGATGCTGCTGGCCACCCACGAGATGGGCTTCGCGCGCCAGGTCGCCGACACCGTGTGCTTCCTGGACGGGGGCCGGGTGCTGGAGCAGGGGCCGCCCGCGCAGGTGCTGGGCGATCCCGAGCAGCCCAGGACACGGCGCTTCCTCCAGCGGATCATCGACGCCGGACGGCTCTGA